A single genomic interval of Musa acuminata AAA Group cultivar baxijiao chromosome BXJ3-4, Cavendish_Baxijiao_AAA, whole genome shotgun sequence harbors:
- the LOC135636153 gene encoding agamous-like MADS-box protein MADS3, whose protein sequence is MGRGRVELKRIENKINRQVTFSKRRNGLLKKAYELSVLCDAEVALIIFSSRGKLYEFGSAGTSKTLERYQRCCYAPQDPNVANGEAQSWYQEMSKLKVKFESLQRSQRHLLGEDLGPLSVKELQQLERQLESALSQARQRKTQLMMDKMEELRKKERHLGEINKQLKDQLEAEGAALRALQGSWCPDNAAVSSNPFHLQPSHFHGTDDGPTLHIGYQQFAPPEAGENNLMLNWVP, encoded by the exons ATGGGGAGGGGACGGGTGGAGCTGAAGAGGATCGAGAACAAGATCAACCGGCAGGTGACCTTCTCCAAGCGGAGGAATGGGCTGCTCAAGAAGGCTTACGAGCTCTCCGTCCTCTGCGACGCCGAGGTGGCGCTCATAATCTTCTCCAGCCGCGGCAAGCTCTATGAGTTCGGCAGCGCTGG AACAAGCAAAACCTTGGAGCGATATCAACGTTGTTGTTATGCACCCCAAGATCCTAATGTTGCTAATGGGGAGGCACAG AGCTGGTACCAAGAAATGTCCAAGTTGAAGGTCAAGTTTGAGTCTCTCCAACGTTCCCAGAG GCACTTGCTGGGTGAGGACCTCGGTCCACTGAGTGTGAAAGAACTGCAGCAATTGGAGAGACAACTCGAGTCTGCACTGTCACAGGCCAGGCAAAGAAAG ACTCAGTTAATGATGGACAAGATGGAAGAACTTCGGAAGAAA GAGAGACATCTTGGAGAGATAAACAAGCAGCTTAAAGACCAG CTTGAGGCAGAAGGTGCCGCCTTGAGAGCCCTTCAAGGTTCATGGTGTCCTGATAACGCAGCTGTAAGCAGCAACCCCTTTCATCTACAACCATCACACTTCCATGGCACAGATGACGGACCCACGCTTCACATCGG GTATCAACAGTTTGCTCCTCCTGAAGCCGGGGAGAATAACTTGATGCTGAACTGGGTTCCATAA
- the LOC135635322 gene encoding flavanone 3-dioxygenase 2-like, with the protein MVGYFVRPSSPYLSLSPTRSSCLSYALRRASSMADQLLSTVTHHGSLPETYVRPESQRPRLNEVLRDADVPTIDLGSPDLSQTVAQVADACSTYGFFQVVNHGVPIELMLKMMAVALEFFRLPSEEKAKLYSDDPAKKMRLSTSFNIRKEKFRNWRDYLRLHCYPLEEFVPGWPSNPSSFKEVVSSYCREVRQLGFRLLGLISIGLGLEEDYMATVLGEQEQHMAVNYYPKCPAPELTYGLQAHTDPNALTLLLQDPDVAGLQVRKDGKWIAVNPQPNAFVVNIGDQLQALSNGRYRSVWHRAVVNADKERISVASFLCPCNNAIISPPEKLVADGSPAMYRSYTYDEYYKKFWSRNLDDEHCLQLFRS; encoded by the exons ATGGTTGGTTACTTCGTCCGTCCGTCCTCGCCCTACCTATCTCTAAGTCCCACACGGTCCTCATGTCTCTCCTATGCTCTCCGTCGTGCTTCGTCCATGGCAGACCAGCTTCTCTCCACAGTAACCCACCACGGCTCCCTGCCGGAGACCTACGTCCGTCCGGAGTCGCAAAGGCCTCGCCTAAATGAAGTCCTCCGCGACGCCGACGTCCCCACCATCGATCTCGGCTCACCGGACTTGTCGCAGACCGTAGCGCAAGTCGCCGACGCCTGCAGCACCTACGGCTTCTTTCAG GTAGTGAACCATGGAGTGCCGATCGAGTTGATGCTGAAGATGATGGCGGTGGCTTTGGAGTTCTTTCGCCTCCCTTCCGAAGAGAAGGCGAAGCTCTACTCCGATGACCCTGCCAAGAAGATGAGGCTGTCGACGAGCTTCAACATCCGGAAGGAGAAGTTCCGCAACTGGAGGGACTATCTCCGGCTCCATTGCTATCCTCTCGAGGAGTTCGTGCCTGGTTGGCCTTCCAATCCCTCTTCATTTAA GGAAGTGGTCAGCAGTTACTGCAGGGAAGTCCGTCAACTGGGGTTTCGACTCCTCGGACTAATATCGATCGGCCTGGGACTGGAGGAGGACTACATGGCGACGGTGCTCGGCGAGCAAGAGCAGCATATGGCCGTAAACTACTACCCAAAGTGCCCGGCGCCGGAGCTCACGTACGGTTTGCAGGCGCACACCGACCCGAACGCCCTCACTCTCCTTCTTCAGGACCCAGACGTGGCCGGGCTTCAGGTTCGTAAGGACGGCAAGTGGATCGCTGTCAATCCCCAACCCAACGCATTCGTCGTCAACATCGGTGACCAGCTTCAG GCACTGAGTAATGGAAGATACCGGAGCGTTTGGCATCGGGCTGTGGTCAACGCGGACAAAGAGAGGATATCGGTGGCGTCGTTCCTTTGCCCCTGCAACAATGCCATCATCAGCCCTCCGGAGAAGCTCGTCGCCGACGGATCTCCGGCCATGTACAGGAGCTACACCTACGACGAGTACTACAAGAAGTTCTGGAGCAGAAACCTGGATGACGAGCACTGCTTGCAGCTCTTCAGAAGCTAA
- the LOC135635323 gene encoding large ribosomal subunit protein uL11c-like, protein MATASLSLAPPPPAHSCRRLCSSFLPRFPSSSPSPRPSLCSRRPLPAVRAMAPPKPSGKSKKVVGIVKLALEAGKATPAPPVGPALGSKGVNIMAFCKEYNARTADKAGYVIPVEIIVFDDKSFTFILKTPPASVLLLKAAGVEKGSKEPKQEKVGKVTIEQLRAIATEKLPDLNCTSIESAMRIIAGTAANMGIVVDPPVLEPKKKAVV, encoded by the exons ATGGCGACGGCTTCTCTCTCCCTCGCTCCGCCTCCTCCTGCCCATTCCTGTCGCCGCCTGTGCTCCTCTTTCCTCCCTCGCTTCCCTTCTTCCTCCCCCTCTCCCCGCCCGTCCCTCTGCTCCCGGCGTCCGCTCCCTGCCGTGCGGGCCATGGCGCCCCCCAAACCGTCGGGGAAATCCAAGAAGG TGGTGGGCATCGTGAAGCTGGCGTTGGAGGCGGGCAAGGCGACGCCCGCGCCGCCGGTGGGGCCCGCCCTGGGTTCCAAGGGCGTTAACATCATGGCCTTCTGCAAGGAGTACAACGCCAGGACCGCCGACAAGGCCGGCTACGTGATCCCCGTGGAAATCATCGTCTTCGAC GATAAGAGCTTTACCTTTATTTTGAAGACTCCACCGGCATCAGTTCTGCTTCTCAAGGCTGCAG GAGTTGAGAAAGGTTCCAAAGAACCGAAGCAGGAGAAGGTGGGGAAGGTAACCATTGAGCAGCTGCGCGCAATAGCAACAGAGAAATTACCAGACCTGAACTGCACCAGTATCGAGTCTGCCATGAGAATCATCGCAGGCACTGCAGCTAATATGGGCATCGTCGTTGATCCACCGGTCCTGGAGCCCAAGAAGAAGGCAGTTGTCTAA
- the LOC108952623 gene encoding serine/threonine-protein kinase ATG1a-like, with protein sequence MKQVDSKVRDGFVKENHISHPDIARLCQAIETEDKVFIVLDHCASGDLAADIQCHRIHGRVSVGVARHFMRQLDG encoded by the exons ATGAAGCAGGTCGACAGCAAGGTCCGCGACGGCTTCGTCAAGGAGAACCACATCTCCCACCCCGATATCGCCCGCCTCTGTCAGGCCATCGAG ACGGAAGACAAGGTATTTATTGTGTTGGACCACTGCGCCAGCGGCGACCTTGCAGCTGATATCCAGTGTCACAGGATCCACGGGAGGGTTTCCGTGGGTGTCGCCAGGCACTTCATGAGGCAGCTTG ATGGCTGA